A section of the Methanosarcinales archaeon genome encodes:
- a CDS encoding cobalt-precorrin-5B (C(1))-methyltransferase, translating into MILTDPVNDFQIPKQWLERVTLPLEVLIDGVNKGLLVVLSNGNILHRGYTTGTTAAAAAKASVLSLKRDVESVSVPTPCGVRAELNVRTKDGRCEVVKISGDHESDVTRGLVIAAEARESDSIRLSAGKGIGITMRGGLQVKEGEPAINPVPRCQIIDAILEALDECRLEGAAVTISAPDGEAVAARTLNPKVGIKDGISILGTTGFVEPWNDHLGETKMELISEASRVVLTTGRIGMRYSQMLFPEYTSVMVGSRLDEGIQAAIGETIICGLPGLILKWAVPDILEGTGFNTVQEMIDNNRENPLIYTSLTEVGEKSNGARIVIVDRTGNIILDTGEMA; encoded by the coding sequence ATGATCTTAACAGACCCTGTAAACGATTTCCAAATTCCCAAACAATGGCTCGAAAGAGTTACACTACCCCTTGAAGTATTGATCGATGGTGTAAATAAGGGACTGCTTGTAGTTCTGTCCAATGGTAATATCCTGCACCGGGGATACACTACTGGTACCACTGCAGCAGCCGCTGCCAAAGCCTCTGTACTCTCCCTTAAGAGGGACGTTGAGAGTGTCTCGGTCCCCACACCCTGTGGGGTCAGAGCAGAACTTAACGTGAGAACAAAAGATGGAAGGTGCGAGGTTGTGAAGATCTCTGGCGACCATGAGAGTGATGTGACCCGAGGTCTTGTGATAGCAGCAGAGGCAAGGGAGTCAGATTCGATCCGGTTATCGGCAGGTAAGGGCATCGGTATCACGATGAGAGGGGGCCTGCAGGTAAAGGAAGGTGAGCCCGCCATCAATCCTGTACCCAGATGTCAGATTATAGATGCTATCCTTGAAGCGTTAGATGAGTGCAGATTGGAAGGGGCTGCGGTTACCATATCCGCTCCTGATGGCGAAGCAGTGGCAGCCCGGACCCTGAACCCAAAGGTGGGTATCAAAGACGGCATATCTATATTAGGTACCACCGGATTCGTGGAACCCTGGAATGACCACCTGGGTGAGACAAAGATGGAATTGATCAGTGAAGCCTCCAGGGTTGTGCTGACCACTGGCCGAATCGGCATGCGCTATTCCCAGATGCTGTTCCCTGAATATACCTCTGTAATGGTGGGCAGCAGGCTGGATGAAGGCATTCAGGCTGCCATAGGTGAAACAATAATATGCGGTTTACCAGGTCTGATACTTAAATGGGCAGTGCCTGATATACTGGAAGGCACAGGGTTCAATACAGTACAGGAAATGATAGATAATAACAGGGAAAATCCATTAATTTATACGTCACTGACAGAAGTTGGTGAAAAATCAAACG